A stretch of Arachis hypogaea cultivar Tifrunner chromosome 15, arahy.Tifrunner.gnm2.J5K5, whole genome shotgun sequence DNA encodes these proteins:
- the LOC112749752 gene encoding probable serine/threonine-protein kinase At1g09600 — protein MGCICSKEKDRIDDEEKKEKGINKNGALQIEIVPPSVSTTNTFPTAQLGGVHGLMVPHLVKSYGQVAMPAILEDKTNDLLLDTAKQKQQKRQHQRCKTVGSGENGGIAANKSVMRRLLSLSHISGENIDAGWPTWLSSVAGEAIKGWLPRRADSFEKLEQIGQGAYSSVHKALDLESGKFVALKKVRFLSSDPASVRFMAREIHILRQLNHPNVIKLEGLVASRTSSSLYLVFEYMEHDLAGLAATPGVKFTEPQIKCFMQQLLRGLEHCHSRGVLHRDIKGSNLLIDNNGNLKIGDFGLATVYDPEKNQQLTSRVVTLWYRAPELLLGATEYGAAIDMWSAGCILAELLLGKPIMPGRTEVEQMHKIFKLCGSPSEEYWQRTKFPHATSFKPQQHYERQIAKTFRKVSSSALALVDKLLSMEPEDRGSAACALQSEFFTTEPLPCDPSSLPKFPPTKEFDAKNRNKEVATKNTEAVRQRGLVSELSDAGQDKKLPRTPEYNTRGDLTLRGKPNGEAHYKVDPSRSVCNPSYVHSTTMNSAAITRQSTFKRLDSSVAKTPELRTQKSQISRATADFSNYSSKWEQGAMPGHQEPIMEYVQKKSRIHCSGPLMPPGGNIDDMLREHEKLMQEAFRTVKINSRN, from the exons ATGGGGTGCATCTgctcaaaagaaaaagatagaattgatgatgaagaaaagaaagaaaaagggatcaACAAGAATGGTGCATTACAAATCGAAATTGTTCCACCATCAGTCTCAACTACTAATACCTTTCCTACTGCACAATTAGGGGGTGTTCATGGTTTAATGGTGCCTCATTTGGTTAAATCATATGGACAAGTTGCTATGCCAGCAATATTAGAAGATAAAACCAATGACTTGTTATTAGATACTGCAAAACAAAAGCAACAAAAAAGGCAGCACCAGAGATGTAAGACAGTAGGAAGTGGTGAAAATGGAGGAATAGCTGCAAACAAATCAGTTATGAGAAGATTACTTAGCCTCTCGCATATCTCAGGAGAAAACATTGATGCCGGATGGCCAACGTGGTTATCTTCAGTGGCCGGAGAAGCCATCAAAGGGTGGCTTCCTCGACGAGCAGATTCCTTCGAAAAACTAGAGCAA ATTGGACAAGGGGCTTATAGCAGTGTGCATAAAGCACTTGATCTCGAAAGTGGTAAATTTGTGGCTCTGAAAAAGGTTCGGTTCTTGAGTAGCGATCCGGCAAGTGTCCGATTCATGGCGAGGGAAATCCATATATTGCGCCAATTAAACCATCCCAATGTGATCAAGCTTGAGGGTCTTGTTGCATCTAGAACTTCCTCCAGTTTGTACCTTGTTTTTGAATACATGGAGCATGATCTTGCTGGATTAGCCGCCACCCCTGGAGTCAAGTTCACTGAACCACAG ATTAAATGCTTTATGCAGCAACTACTTAGGGGGCTTGAACACTGCCATAGTCGAGGTGTGCTGCACCGCGACATCAAGGGTTCCAATCTTCTAATTGACAACAATGGAAACCTTAAGATAGGAGATTTTGGTCTTGCAACTGTTTATGATCCGGAGAAGAATCAGCAATTAACTAGCCGCGTGGTGACTCTGTGGTACAGGGCACCTGAGCTTTTGTTAGGTGCTACAGAATATGGAGCCGCAATAGACATGTGGAGTGCTGGTTGTATTCTAGCTGAATTGCTCCTAGGGAAGCCTATTATGCCTGGAAGAACAGAG GTGGAACAAATGCACAAGATTTTTAAGCTTTGTGGTTCCCCATCTGAGGAATATTGGCAGAGAACAAAGTTTCCACATGCAACTAGTTTTAAACCACAGCAGCATTATGAACGCCAAATTGCCAAAACATTTAGAAAGGTCTCTTCTTCAGCACTAGCCCTTGTTGATAAGCTTCTATCCATGGAACCAGAAGATCGAGGATCTGCGGCTTGCGCGCTTCAAAGCGAG TTCTTTACTACAGAACCCCTACCATGTGATCCATCAAGTTTACCAAAGTTTCCGCCCACCAAGGAGTTCGACGCCAAGAATCGAAACAAGGAAGTAGCAAC GAAAAACACCGAAGCTGTAAGACAACGAGGATTGGTGTCTGAATTGTCGGATGCAGGACAAGATAAAAAACTACCTAGAACACCGGAGTATAACACCCGCGGAGATCTAACATTGAGG GGGAAACCAAATGGTGAGGCTCACTATAAAGTTGATCCAAGTAGATCAGTATGCAATCCAAGCTATGTACATAGTACAACAATGAACAGTGCAGCAATTACAAGACAATCTACATTTAAGAGATTGGACTCATCTGTTGCCAAAACTCCCGAGTTGCGGACGCAGAAGTCTCAGATAAGTCGAGCAACAGCAGATTTCTCCAACTATTCAAGTAAATGGGAACAAGGAGCTATGCCTGGTCATCAAGAACCCATCATG GAGTATGTGCAAAAGAAAAGTAGGATCCACTGCTCAGGACCGTTGATGCCGCCGGGTGGGAACATCGACGATATGCTGAGAGAACATGAGAAACTAATGCAAGAGGCTTTCCGCACTGTGAAGATCAATTCTAGAAACTAA